A stretch of the Medicago truncatula cultivar Jemalong A17 chromosome 5, MtrunA17r5.0-ANR, whole genome shotgun sequence genome encodes the following:
- the LOC11429992 gene encoding putative pumilio homolog 10, which translates to MNNRKDHELVGKRTRFMMNNINNSNSNNGSSHSHDVTVPSSLMSHLQNQSIFNPQAHSNGFPFWSSDEIINNNDHHHHQLSLDLSAMTLLDEDHHQQHSQPSNVVNNMSRIRGNNSNNNLVEPFTNMPCFWESHAYNNNNVVDDETVTVTHPRYQNMGGGGGSPKASTFGVSQNPQGLVSENIKWGMQKGHTFTGISQMGSSIDLGNNVPYGNGVCYGRGRGRVVPVQLQNPSFSSPYNPYEQHVVYPSPRGSSFGMENDLGSWDVTTNPIMYTTTPNVNNVPSTPLYFPSNRGLQQLPQSLYPTRPIEEPVAFKCDNSFIFQENDMKNECNNSLLAGSGVGGGGRKFSVSHSQEAVIPQVSHLPSRSENSSRSFVFDDDDVQQNLMNFGSCLPELQSYMFHMAKDQNGGRFLQGMVEKGTVEDMEMVFNGVIDNVVELMMDPFGNYLVQKLLEFCRDDQRLQIVLMLTKVPGQLVRTSFNTHGTRSVQKLISTLKSRRQIALVRSAILPGFLDLVKDLNGNHVIQRCLSCWSVQDNEFIFDAATKFLTDVATHQHGCCVLQRCIDFSKGKSLEKLVKEICKHGFSLAQDPYGNYVIQYIIELQIPSAMAKLTPQFKGNYVILSTQKFSSHVVEKCLIYIVETRARIVQELLSVPHFERLLQDPYANYVVQKALEYTKGSLHASLVEAVRAHKILRTSPYCKRIFSKTLPKK; encoded by the exons ATGAATAACAGAAAAGATCATGAACTTGTTGGAAAAAGAACAAGGTTTATGATGAATAACATTAACAACAGCAACAGCAACAATGGTTCTTCTCATTCTCATGATGTTACTGTTCCATCATCACTCATGTCTCATCTTCAGAATCAATCAATCTTTAACCCTCAGGCTCATTCAAATGGGTTTCCTTTTTGGAGCAGCGATGAGATTATCAATAAcaatgatcatcatcatcatcaattgtCTCTTGATCTCTCTGCAATGACCCTTTTGGATGAagatcatcatcaacaacattctCAACCTAGCAACGTTGTTAACAACATGTCCAGAATCAGAGgtaataatagtaataacaaTCTTGTTGAACCATTCACTAACATGCCTTGTTTTTGGGAATCTCATGCATACAACAATAACAacgttgttgatgatgaaacaGTAACAGTAACACACCCACGTTACCAAAACatgggtggtggtggtggtagtcCAAAAGCCTCAACTTTTGGGGTTTCACAAAATCCACAAGGTTTAGTTTCTGAAAATATCAAGTGGGGTATGCAAAAAGGTCACACCTTTACTGGAATATCTCAAATGGGTTCTTCTATTGATCTTGGAAACAATGTTCCTTATGGTAATGGAGTTTGTTATGGTAGAGGTAGAGGTAGAGTTGTTCCGGTTCAGCTGCAAAACCCGTCTTTTTCTTCGCCTTATAACCCTTATGAACAACATGTTGTGTATCCTTCACCAAGAGGGTCTTCTTTTGGAATGGAGAATGATTTAGGATCATGGGATGTTACAACAAATCCTATCATGTACACTACTACTCCAAATGTAAACAATGTTCCTTCAACACCACTTTATTTTCCTTCTAATAGGGGACTTCAACAGCTTCCTCAATCTCTTTATCCTACTAGACCTATTGAGGAACCAGTGGCTTTTAAATGTGATAATAGTTTTATCTTTCAAGAGAATGACATGAAAAATGAGTGCAATAATTCATTGTTGGCTGGTAGtggtgttggtggtggtggtagaAAGTTTTCAGTTTCACACTCACAAGAGGCGGTGATTCCTCAAGTTTCTCATTTGCCTAGTAGAAGTGAAAATAGTAGTAGGAGTTTtgtatttgatgatgatgatgtacaACAAAATTTGATGAACTTTGGTTCATGTTTGCCTGAGCTACAGAGTTATATGTTTCATATGGCAAAGGATCAGAATGGTGGCCGTTTTCTGCAGGGAATGGTTGAGAAAGGAACTGTTGAAGATATGGAAATGGTGTTTAATGGAGTTATTGATAATGTTGTGGAGCTTATGATGGACCCTTTTGGGAATTATCTTGTGCAAAAATTGCTGGAGTTTTGTAGGGATGATCAAAGGTTGCAGATTGTTCTTATGTTGACTAAAGTTCCTGGTCAGCTAGTCAGAACCTCATTCAACACACATGG CACAAGAAGTGTTCAGAAGCTGATTTCTACCCTCAAATCAAGGAGGCAAATTGCATTGGTGAGGTCTGCAATTCTACCTGGTTTTCTTGATCTTGTTAAGGATCTGAATGGAAATCATGTCATACAACGTTGCTTGTCATGCTGGAGTGTTCAAGATAATGag TTTATTTTTGATGCTGCCACAAAGTTCTTGACTGATGTTGCTACTCATCAACATGGCTGCTGTGTACTTCAACGCTGCATTGATTTCTCAAAGGGAAAGAGTCTAGAAAAGCTGGTCAAAGAAATTTGCAAACATGGCTTTTCCCTAGCTCAAGATCCATATGG AAATTATGTTATTCAGTACATTATAGAGTTGCAGATTCCAAGTGCTATGGCCAAACTTACTCCACAGTTCAAAGGGAACTATGTAATCCTCTCTACACAAAAATTTAGCAGCCATGTGGTCGAAAAGTGCCTCATATATATTGTAGAGACTAGAGCAAGGATTGTCCAAGAATTGCTTTCTGTTCCTCACTTTGAGCGTCTTCTGCAAGACCCTTATGCCAACTATGTTGTTCAGAAAGCACTCGAATATACCAAG GGCTCTCTTCATGCATCTTTGGTTGAAGCAGTTAGAGCTCACAAAATCTTGCGTACAAGCCCATATTGCAAGAGGATTTTCTCAAAAACCCTGCCTAAAAAGTAA
- the LOC11433048 gene encoding annexin D1, with protein MSTLSVPHPLPPVSDDVEQLRKAFSGWGTNENLIISILGHRNEVQRKVIREAYAKTYEEDLIKALNKELTSDFERLVHLWTLESAERDAFLANEATKRWTSSNQVLVELACTRSSDQLFFAKKAYHALHKKSLEEDVAYHTTGDFRKLLLPLVSSYRYEGDEVNLTIAKAEAKILHEKISKKAYNDDDFIRILATRSKAQINATLNHYKDAFGKDINKDLKEDPKNEYLSLLRSTVKCLVFPERYFAKIIREAINKRGTDEGALTRVVATRAEIDLKIIAEEYQRRNSIPLDRAIVKDTTGDYEKMLLAILGHNDA; from the exons ATGTCGACATTGAGCGTCCCTCATCCTCTTCCCCCTGTCTCCGATGACGTTGAACAGCTCCGCAAAGCATTTTCAG GTTGGGGAACCAATGAAAACCTGATTATATCGATCTTGGGTCATCGGAATGAGGTACAAAGGAAGGTTATCCGAGAAGCTTACGCTAAGACTTATGAAGAAGATCTCATAAAGGCCTTGAACAAAGAGCTTACCAGTGATTTTGAG AGGTTGGTTCATCTTTGGACACTGGAATCCGCTGAACGTGATGCATTTTTGGCAAACGAAGCAACTAAAAGATGGACATCGAGCAATCAGGTTCTGGTGGAACTAGCTTGCACTAGATCTTCTGATCAATTGTTTTTTGCAAAGAAGGCTTATCATGCTCTTCATAAGAAATCTCTTGAAGAAGATGTTGCTTACCACACAACCGGAGACTTCCGTAAG CTCCTATTACCTCTGGTTAGTTCTTACCGCTATGAGGGAGATGAAGTCAACTTGACTATAGCAAAAGCCGAGGCAAAAATACTGCATGAGAAGATTTCAAAGAAGGCTTATAACGACGACGATTTCATCAGGATTTTAGCTACAAGGAGCAAAGCACAAATTAATGCTACTTTGAATCACTACAAGGATGCATTCGGAAAAGATATAAACAAG GATCTGAAAGAAGATCCAAAAAATGAGTACCTGTCTTTACTAAGATCGACTGTCAAGTGCTTGGTTTTTCCTGAGAGGTACTTTGCGAAGATAATTCGTGAGGCTATCAACAAGCGAGGAACTGATGAAGGAGCTCTTACAAGGGTGGTGGCAACAAGGGCTGAGattgatttgaaaattataGCTGAGGAGTATCAAAGGAGGAACAGTATCCCTCTTGATCGGGCCATTGTCAAGGACACCACCGGTGACTATGAGAAAATGCTTCTGGCAATTTTAGGACATAATGATGCTTGA
- the LOC112422132 gene encoding uncharacterized protein — protein sequence MATLGWEEGGGGWRWRRRLFAWEEDSVRECVNLLNNIILQVNSQDNWCWLLDPIHGYSVSGTYRFLTSFEDQDVVATNTDVWHKLVPTKVSLFAWRLLKDRIPTRSNLARRHVIQASDTLCVGGCGLIETAEHLVLGCELFWKVWYLLYHWIGISYVLPDSVTDHYFQFTHLVGMPRASYFYLKVIWLACVWAIWKERNNCLFKNTVIDPYNIVEKVKLDSFLWLSSNSVSLAFGFHDWWRHPLLCIGAA from the coding sequence ATGGCGACTTTGGGGTGGGAGGAAGGCGGAGGTGGGTGGAGATGGCGACGGCGGTTGTTTGCTTGGGAGGAGGATAGTGTGAGGGAGTGTGTGAATTTATTGAATAACATTATTTTGCAGGTTAATTCACAGGACAACTGGTGTTGGTTGCTTGATCCTATTCACGGATATTCGGTTAGTGGGACTTACCGTTTCCTAACATCTTTTGAGGATCAGGATGTGGTTGCTACAAACACAGATGTGTGGCATAAATTGGTTCCTACAAAAGTTTCTCTTTTTGCATGGCGTTTATTGAAAGATAGAATTCCGACAAGGTCGAATTTGGCGCGTCGACACGTTATTCAAGCTTCTGACACTTTGTGTGTTGGAGGATGTGGTCTCATTGAGACGGCGGAGCATCTTGTTTTAGGTTGTGAATTGTTTTGGAAAGTTTGGTATTTATTATATCACTGGATTGGTATTTCTTATGTTCTTCCAGATTCGGTTACGGATCACTACTTTCAGTTTACTCATTTGGTGGGTATGCCACGAGCTTCATATTTTTATCTTAAGGTTATTTGGCTTGCCTGTGTATGGGCAATATGGAAGGAGAGAAATAACTGTTTATTCAAAAATACAGTAATTGATCCTTACAATATTGTCGAAAAGGTGAAGCTGGATTCTTTTTTATGGCTCTCGTCAAATTCTGTATCTTTGGCTTTTGgttttcatgattggtggagGCACCCACTTCTTTGTATAGGGGCtgcctaa